In the genome of Pelorhabdus rhamnosifermentans, one region contains:
- a CDS encoding B12-binding domain-containing radical SAM protein, producing the protein MIKVTLTTLNAKYIHSCLAVRYLKVACRDLRDVAVEIKEYTINHLLLDIVSDLYVEKPDVIGFACYIWNIEMTLKVVSLLKKVLPNVVIVLGGPEVSYDAAAIFKECPCCNYIVLGEGEQVFCELLDALRQGSAVSNCVGLMGRENVLEKAVPCAVVPDLNLLALPYEEEEMDELADKIIYYESSRGCPFSCQYCLSSATQGVRYRDTQQVFQDLEFFVKHEVKQVKFVDRTFNANKKHYFPILKYIQQLHTKTNFHFEIAIELLDDDVIDFLADMPKGRIQFEIGVQSTHEPTLAVIERHNCWEDIVRKVTKLKSYNNIHLHLDLIVGLPLESRKIFSQSFNDVYHLQPHMLQIGFLKMLKGSGIRESAAQHDYVWMDQPPYEVLQNGLLPYSDVRELKLIEDVFEQLYNKGRFCATLRRLVELSTDAFAFYEQFTLFWEKRLLHKVAHSTKALYQELTHYVDCYYPHERNVMGQLMKYDALIHDSGKIRPDFLPWNGKRYDKEISAFWHDHKGEKAVKDFSFRTWREIQKKFHIEVFDIAVTDYVRGQGLKQDKTVLLFDYRGAETRCVPIAIYDFWQGEGKK; encoded by the coding sequence ATGATAAAAGTTACGCTGACTACACTAAATGCCAAATATATTCATTCCTGTTTGGCTGTGCGTTATTTGAAAGTTGCCTGTCGGGATCTACGCGATGTAGCTGTAGAAATCAAGGAATATACAATCAATCATTTATTACTGGATATTGTCAGTGATCTCTACGTGGAAAAGCCTGATGTGATTGGATTTGCTTGTTATATCTGGAATATTGAGATGACGCTCAAGGTTGTATCGCTCCTCAAAAAAGTGTTGCCAAATGTTGTGATTGTGCTAGGCGGACCGGAAGTTTCTTATGATGCTGCCGCTATTTTTAAGGAGTGTCCCTGCTGTAATTATATCGTTTTGGGGGAGGGTGAACAGGTTTTTTGTGAACTGCTTGATGCTTTGAGGCAGGGCAGTGCTGTGTCCAATTGTGTAGGTTTAATGGGACGGGAAAATGTTCTTGAGAAGGCGGTTCCTTGTGCCGTTGTTCCTGATCTCAATTTACTCGCTTTACCCTATGAAGAGGAAGAAATGGACGAACTTGCGGATAAAATTATTTATTATGAAAGTTCCCGTGGCTGTCCTTTTTCGTGTCAGTATTGTTTGTCAAGTGCAACTCAGGGCGTTCGTTACAGAGATACACAGCAAGTTTTCCAGGATCTCGAATTTTTTGTAAAACATGAAGTCAAGCAGGTGAAGTTTGTTGATCGGACATTTAATGCGAATAAGAAACACTATTTTCCCATTTTAAAGTATATTCAGCAGCTTCATACAAAGACCAATTTTCACTTCGAAATTGCTATCGAACTTTTAGATGACGATGTCATCGATTTTTTAGCGGATATGCCCAAGGGACGCATTCAGTTTGAAATTGGGGTTCAATCAACACATGAACCGACACTTGCGGTAATTGAACGACATAATTGTTGGGAGGATATTGTTAGAAAAGTGACGAAGCTGAAAAGCTATAATAATATTCATTTGCATCTGGACCTTATTGTCGGCTTGCCACTGGAAAGTCGTAAAATTTTCAGTCAGTCCTTTAATGATGTCTATCATCTTCAACCTCATATGTTGCAAATTGGTTTCTTAAAGATGCTGAAAGGGTCAGGGATTCGTGAATCTGCTGCGCAGCATGATTATGTATGGATGGATCAACCTCCTTATGAAGTGCTTCAAAATGGACTTCTTCCTTATAGCGATGTCCGTGAGCTCAAGTTGATTGAAGATGTTTTTGAGCAGTTATATAATAAGGGCCGTTTTTGTGCAACGTTGCGTCGTCTTGTCGAGCTAAGTACAGACGCTTTTGCCTTTTATGAGCAATTTACTTTGTTTTGGGAGAAGCGATTGTTACATAAAGTAGCTCATTCAACGAAGGCGCTATATCAAGAACTTACCCATTATGTCGATTGTTATTACCCGCATGAAAGGAATGTGATGGGGCAACTCATGAAATATGATGCACTGATTCATGATAGCGGGAAAATCAGGCCTGATTTCTTACCTTGGAATGGAAAACGCTATGACAAAGAAATTTCAGCTTTTTGGCATGATCATAAGGGGGAAAAGGCTGTGAAGGATTTTTCGTTTAGAACATGGCGCGAAATCCAGAAAAAGTTTCATATTGAAGTATTCGACATTGCTGTGACTGACTATGTTCGTGGCCAAGGTCTCAAACAGGACAAGACAGTCCTACTGTTTGATTATCGCGGGGCCGAGACGCGTTGTGTACCGATTGCAATTTATGATTTTTGGCAGGGTGAGGGAAAAAAATGA
- a CDS encoding TIGR01212 family radical SAM protein (This family includes YhcC from E. coli K-12, an uncharacterized radical SAM protein.), whose amino-acid sequence MNRYRIYSDYLKERYGEKVYKLPVSLPVTCPNRDGTCGTGGCVFCGEIGAGYENLPASMTVAMQLDANREHIAPKYKVNKFIPYFQNFSNTYLPVEKLRVYLMEACENSRAHGNDVVGLAIATRPDCVHPDYLALFQEIRQFYGVDIFLELGLQTVNYHTLEKIRRGHSLAEYIEAVLMAKEYKIEVCTHLILNLPWDDECDVIENAKLMSALHMDQVKLHALYIVKNTVMAEWYQAGEFTLISKDEYIQRVVTFLNYLHPKVVVQRLLGRAPETNTLFSNWQTSWWKIRDEIEQVLIDSDSYQGKQCDYLTGKQVRKFLPQN is encoded by the coding sequence ATGAATCGTTATCGAATTTATTCGGACTATTTAAAAGAACGCTATGGTGAAAAGGTATATAAATTACCTGTCAGTCTCCCTGTAACTTGTCCGAATCGCGATGGAACTTGTGGTACGGGAGGGTGCGTTTTTTGCGGCGAAATTGGTGCAGGTTATGAAAATTTGCCAGCCTCTATGACGGTAGCTATGCAGCTTGATGCGAATCGAGAACATATTGCGCCGAAATATAAGGTGAATAAATTCATTCCTTATTTTCAAAATTTCAGCAATACCTATCTTCCTGTAGAGAAACTTCGTGTTTATCTTATGGAAGCCTGCGAAAATAGCCGTGCCCATGGTAATGATGTTGTTGGTTTAGCTATTGCCACGCGGCCTGATTGCGTGCATCCTGACTACTTAGCTCTGTTTCAAGAGATTCGACAGTTCTATGGCGTAGATATTTTTTTGGAATTGGGTTTGCAAACAGTCAACTATCATACGCTGGAAAAAATTCGTCGCGGCCATAGCTTAGCTGAATATATTGAAGCGGTGCTTATGGCTAAAGAATATAAAATTGAAGTGTGTACCCATTTAATTCTTAATCTGCCTTGGGATGATGAATGCGATGTTATTGAAAATGCAAAACTTATGTCAGCCTTACATATGGACCAGGTAAAGCTTCATGCTCTTTATATTGTAAAAAATACTGTCATGGCCGAGTGGTATCAAGCAGGGGAGTTTACACTGATTAGTAAAGATGAGTATATCCAGCGGGTCGTTACATTTTTGAATTATTTGCATCCTAAGGTTGTTGTGCAGCGGCTGTTAGGTCGGGCACCGGAGACGAATACCTTGTTTAGTAATTGGCAGACAAGCTGGTGGAAGATCAGAGATGAAATTGAACAGGTTTTAATTGATAGTGATAGTTATCAAGGCAAGCAGTGTGATTATTTAACAGGTAAGCAGGTGCGAAAGTTTTTGCCACAAAATTAA
- a CDS encoding PTS sugar transporter subunit IIA, with translation MTGIVVVTHGKLAQALVATAEMIMGKQEGIKTIGFEAGQDVMNLHEKINQAVQLFAPEEEILILVDLLGGSPYNASAMLALKQSKIKVVTGVNLPMLLEVLPARSMDVATLKQMAVHAGQSGVSEFVFTKSEE, from the coding sequence ATGACAGGGATTGTAGTAGTAACTCATGGCAAATTGGCGCAAGCTTTAGTGGCAACAGCAGAAATGATTATGGGTAAACAGGAAGGGATTAAAACGATTGGTTTTGAGGCTGGACAAGATGTCATGAATTTACATGAAAAAATCAACCAAGCCGTACAACTTTTTGCGCCTGAAGAGGAGATTCTGATTCTTGTAGATCTGCTTGGCGGGAGTCCTTATAACGCATCAGCTATGCTTGCCTTGAAACAGTCAAAAATCAAGGTCGTTACAGGCGTTAATTTGCCTATGCTGCTTGAAGTACTGCCCGCGCGTAGCATGGATGTTGCGACTTTAAAGCAGATGGCGGTTCATGCAGGTCAGTCTGGTGTAAGTGAGTTTGTATTCACCAAAAGCGAAGAGTAA
- a CDS encoding PTS system mannose/fructose/N-acetylgalactosamine-transporter subunit IIB, whose product MKINLVRIDDRLIHGQVVMAWTKTVTVKRIVVISDKVAADAIRKMLLETVAPPGIKVSVLAVKDGIKKLTDGSFSGQNLMLLFTNPTDVLAVKSGGVEITTVNIGGMSFAQGKKQITKAVSVDEADITAFKELSKLGVSLQIQVVPSDSVIDMMTKI is encoded by the coding sequence GTGAAAATTAATTTAGTTCGTATTGATGACCGTCTCATTCATGGTCAAGTGGTGATGGCTTGGACGAAAACTGTTACTGTGAAACGGATTGTTGTTATTAGTGACAAAGTAGCAGCAGATGCTATTCGTAAAATGCTGCTCGAAACGGTAGCGCCGCCAGGTATTAAAGTTTCTGTTCTTGCTGTAAAAGATGGGATTAAAAAACTTACGGATGGTTCTTTTAGCGGACAAAATTTAATGCTCCTCTTTACGAATCCTACGGATGTTTTGGCTGTTAAATCAGGTGGCGTGGAAATTACTACTGTCAATATCGGTGGCATGAGTTTTGCTCAGGGGAAGAAGCAAATTACCAAGGCCGTATCGGTTGACGAAGCAGATATTACGGCTTTTAAAGAACTGAGTAAACTGGGCGTGTCGTTACAAATTCAGGTGGTACCGAGTGATAGTGTGATTGATATGATGACCAAAATTTAA
- a CDS encoding PTS mannose/fructose/sorbose transporter subunit IIC — MVTTALLVAFVGFLAGIESVLDEFQFHRPLIACTLTGLVMGDVTTGIIIGGTLEMMALGWMNIGAAQSPDTAIASILSTALVIGAQLSMPVAIALAIPLAAAGQLLTVLVRTICVFFQHLADKYAEEDNIRGIDFSHLAALCVQGLRVAIPAFLIAYYADAAVVKSLLQSIPPVITGGLQVAGGFIVVVGYAMVINMMKANYLMPFFFIGFVIAAFLNVNLVGIGIIGVCIALIYLKISYPQVEE, encoded by the coding sequence ATGGTGACAACTGCTTTGCTTGTAGCTTTTGTCGGGTTTTTAGCTGGAATTGAAAGTGTATTAGATGAATTTCAATTCCATCGTCCACTTATTGCCTGTACGCTCACTGGTTTAGTTATGGGAGATGTGACAACTGGGATTATTATTGGTGGCACACTTGAAATGATGGCTCTGGGCTGGATGAATATCGGGGCTGCTCAGTCACCAGATACAGCCATTGCAAGTATTCTATCAACGGCTCTTGTCATTGGCGCACAGCTTTCCATGCCTGTGGCTATCGCTCTGGCCATTCCACTCGCAGCAGCCGGTCAGCTTTTGACGGTTTTAGTGAGAACGATTTGCGTGTTTTTCCAACATCTTGCTGATAAATATGCCGAAGAAGACAATATTCGCGGCATTGATTTTTCCCACTTAGCAGCACTGTGTGTACAAGGCTTACGGGTGGCAATTCCGGCATTTTTAATTGCCTATTACGCTGATGCAGCGGTTGTGAAAAGTTTGTTGCAGAGTATTCCGCCTGTCATTACAGGGGGACTGCAAGTAGCCGGTGGATTTATTGTTGTTGTTGGTTATGCCATGGTTATTAATATGATGAAAGCAAATTATCTCATGCCGTTTTTCTTCATTGGATTTGTGATTGCCGCCTTTTTGAATGTCAATCTGGTTGGTATAGGTATTATCGGCGTATGTATTGCGTTAATTTATCTAAAAATAAGCTATCCTCAAGTAGAAGAATAG
- the manZ gene encoding PTS mannose transporter subunit IID, whose protein sequence is MSEKKLTKSDLFWVFVRSNFLQGSWNYERMQALGYCFGILPAIVRLYSGEERKQALKRHLEFYNTQPFVTAPVLGVNLAMEEQKANGAEIEDSSINAVKVGLMGPLAGVGDPIFWGTLRPVTAALGAGLAMAGSILGPIVFFVMFNLVRLAVRWYGLIYGYRAGLSLIQEVGGGGLKKLTEGASILGLFVMGALVAKWTNMNVPLVVSKVGEKATTVQDILNQLLPNLLPLGLTFLCIYLLKRNMSPLTILLGLFVLGIFGFWTGILA, encoded by the coding sequence ATGAGCGAAAAGAAATTAACAAAGAGCGACTTGTTTTGGGTATTTGTACGGTCTAATTTTCTTCAGGGTTCTTGGAATTACGAAAGAATGCAAGCACTAGGTTATTGCTTTGGCATATTGCCAGCGATTGTCAGGTTATATAGCGGCGAAGAACGTAAGCAAGCGTTAAAACGCCATCTGGAATTTTATAATACACAGCCTTTTGTGACGGCACCCGTTTTAGGTGTTAATCTCGCTATGGAAGAACAGAAAGCCAATGGGGCAGAAATTGAAGATAGTTCCATTAACGCTGTTAAAGTTGGTTTGATGGGACCCTTGGCTGGTGTGGGTGATCCGATTTTTTGGGGAACACTTCGTCCCGTAACGGCTGCACTTGGTGCCGGATTGGCTATGGCTGGCAGTATTTTGGGTCCCATTGTTTTCTTTGTTATGTTCAATCTGGTTAGACTGGCCGTTCGGTGGTATGGTTTGATTTATGGCTATCGGGCAGGCTTAAGTCTCATTCAGGAAGTTGGGGGTGGGGGACTAAAAAAATTAACTGAAGGAGCATCGATTCTTGGTTTGTTTGTTATGGGTGCCTTAGTAGCCAAATGGACGAACATGAATGTGCCTCTTGTCGTCAGCAAGGTAGGGGAAAAGGCTACGACGGTTCAAGATATTTTAAATCAACTGCTTCCTAATCTTCTGCCGCTAGGGCTGACATTCCTATGTATTTATTTGCTAAAAAGAAACATGTCGCCACTAACTATTTTATTGGGTCTGTTTGTTTTAGGAATCTTTGGGTTCTGGACTGGAATTTTAGCGTAA
- a CDS encoding HPr family phosphocarrier protein, giving the protein MEIAIKILNKSGLHARPAALFVQTAAKFKSDIQIGKDGKFVSGKSILGVISLGVRSGEEIMVKIAGADEQEAAKALQEIANQKFGEA; this is encoded by the coding sequence ATGGAAATAGCTATTAAGATTCTGAATAAAAGTGGATTGCATGCGCGTCCGGCGGCGCTTTTTGTCCAAACTGCTGCAAAATTTAAATCGGATATCCAGATTGGCAAAGACGGTAAATTTGTTAGTGGAAAAAGTATCTTGGGTGTTATTAGTTTAGGCGTTCGCAGTGGTGAAGAAATTATGGTAAAAATTGCAGGCGCAGATGAACAGGAAGCAGCCAAGGCTTTACAAGAAATTGCCAATCAAAAATTTGGGGAAGCGTGA